A window of Zingiber officinale cultivar Zhangliang chromosome 5A, Zo_v1.1, whole genome shotgun sequence contains these coding sequences:
- the LOC121981817 gene encoding receptor-like serine/threonine-protein kinase At2g45590 isoform X1, producing the protein MPSRFPPPPLADAGVAHHRHGHLITVAAIAGTVAVLSVLSVALLVLLYRCFGRIRAAAGAPPSPHPHPPGPLRRFTYSQLRGATGSFDPSRRLGQGGFGPVFRGALPSGEEVAVKLMDSCGSLQGEREFHNELALAAKILTSVPASDAAVVPAVGYCFDDVNGSRRWWRWRRRREAWESVEDAEAAAVGGALPRRKLLLVYQLMHNGSLQDALLDRRCADLSDWDRRFAVVLDVARGLHFLHAICDPPVIHGDIKPSNILLDSRLSAKIADFGLARLRSAVSAEEEVAVRVDPEADATNDSKMSETERKKDFPLGSGEDDSSIFAIGETAESVTTTATGFEEQVMNGGANGYAPTDRSADEDEGFTVASPVTAADAASVSETGTGFDKASVDSGSRKGFKKKAGASSGKDWWWKQDMNGGGPNSETGGSVKDYVMEWIRSEIKKERPKSDWATDSTATAADECLPKPSNTGRSERKRAHRRLEWWASLDDATLRKKEKSRPAREWWREEFCDELTKKQKRRAIGKSASSLGRCEDQQWWPNDDELASPSSGRRKRRRKKRSRGGSRGNIDWWIDRISGEMGPARKYNRDCVSVDIPKSGTVSSTPSMRGTVCYVAPEYGGGGPLSEKCDIYSFGVLLLVIVSGRRPLQVTASPMSEFERANLISWARHLAHLGRLLDLLDPSLRCVDREQALLCITVALLCLQRSPTRRPSTKDILGMLTGESEPPLLPLEFSPSPPGGFSFKSRKKARRHCRRCISDLRENKIHMETRV; encoded by the exons ATGCCGTCCCGCTTCCCTCCGCCCCCACTGGCCGACGCCGGCGTCGCCCACCATCGCCACGGACACCTCATTACCGTCGCGGCCATCGCAGGCACTGTCGCAGTTCTCTCCGTCCTCTCCGTCGCTCTTTTGGTGCTCCTCTACCGCTGCTTCGGTCGCATCCGAGCCGCTGCAGGAGCGCCCCCCTCCCCCCACCCGCACCCTCCCGGCCCCCTCCGCCGGTTCACCTACTCGCAGCTCCGCGGCGCCACCGGCTCCTTCGATCCCTCGCGCCGCCTCGGGCAGGGCGGCTTCGGCCCCGTCTTCCGCGGCGCCCTCCCGTCCGGAGAGGAAGTCGCCGTCAAGCTCATGGACTCGTGTGGCTCTCTCCAGGGCGAGCGCGAGTTCCACAACGAGCTCGCCCTCGCTGCGAAGATCCTTACTTCTGTTCCGGCCTCCGATGCCGCCGTCGTGCCCGCTGTTGGATACTGCTTCGACGATGTGAACGGCTCGCGGCGGTGGTGGCGGTGGAGGAGGCGGCGGGAAGCGTGGGAGTCGGTGGAGGACGCTGAGGCCGCAGCGGTGGGCGGGGCTTTGCCGAGGCGAAAGCTTCTACTGGTCTACCAACTGATGCACAACGGGAGCCTCCAGGATGCGCTGCTGGATCGCCGCTGCGCGGACCTGTCGGACTGGGACCGGCGGTTCGCGGTGGTGCTCGACGTCGCTCGCGGCCTCCACTTCCTCCACGCTATCTGCGATCCGCCTGTGATACACGGCGACATCAAGCCCAGCAATATACTCCTCGATTCGCGCCTCTCGGCCAAGATCGCCGATTTTGGCCTCGCACGCCTCAGATCCGCGGTCTCCGCCGAGGAGGAGGTTGCTGTTCGCGTCGATCCCGAAGCGGATGCGACGAACGATTCCAAAATGTCGGAAACGGAGAGGAAAAAGGATTTTCCGCTCGGAAGCGGGGAGGATGACTCCTCGATCTTTGCGATTGGAGAGACGGCGGAGAGCGTGACGACCACAGCTACTGGTTTCGAGGAGCAAGTGATGAACGGCGGGGCGAATGGCTATGCTCCGACCGATAGATCGGCGGATGAAGATGAGGGTTTCACGGTGGCATCGCCAGTCACTGCCGCTGATGCAGCCTCGGTTTCTGAAACCGGAACAGGCTTCGATAAGGCGAGCGTGGACAGTGGCTCCCGGAAGGGCTTCAAGAAGAAGGCCGGCGCTTCATCGGGCAAGGACTGGTGGTGGAAACAGGACATGAACGGCGGCGGGCCAAACTCCGAAACCGGGGGCAGCGTGAAGGACTACGTTATGGAATGGATACGATCGGAGATCAAGAAAGAGAGGCCGAAAAGCGATTGGGCGACGGACTCAACGGCAACGGCCGCCGATGAGTGCCTTCCTAAGCCATCGAACACTGGGAGATCGGAGCGGAAGAGGGCGCATCGAAGGCTGGAATGGTGGGCTTCGCTGGACGATGCGACCCTAAGGAAGAAAGAGAAGAGCCGGCCTGCGAGGGAGTGGTGGCGCGAGGAGTTCTGCGATGAGCTGACCAAGAAGCAAAAGCGGCGTGCAATCGGCAAGTCCGCGAGCAGCCTCGGCAGATGCGAAGACCAACAATGGTGGCCGAACGACGACGAGTTGGCTTCGCCGTCATcgggaaggaggaagaggaggaggaagaagaggagccgCGGCGGCAGCCGAGGCAACATCGACTGGTGGATAGACCGGATCTCCGGCGAGATGGGGCCGGCGAGAAAGTATAACCGGGACTGTGTCAGCGTGGACATCCCCAAAAGCGGGACGGTGAGCAGCACCCCCAGCATGAGGGGCACCGTCTGCTACGTCGCGCCGGAGTACGGCGGCGGCGGACCACTCTCGGAAAAATGCGACATTTACAGCTTCGGCGTTCTTCTTCTGGTCATCGTTTCAGGGCGGCGGCCGCTGCAGGTGACGGCGTCGCCCATGTCGGAGTTCGAGCGAGCCAACCTCATCTCATGGGCACGCCACCTCGCCCACTTGGGGAGGCTGCTGGATCTTCTGGACCCCTCCCTCCGGTGCGTCGACAGGGAGCAGGCCCTTCTCTGCATCACGGTGGCGCTGCTCTGCCTGCAGAGGTCTCCTACTCGTCGGCCCTCAACCAAGGACATACTCGGAATGCTCACCGGTGAGTCGGAGCCTCCACTCCTCCCTCTTGAATTCTCCCCATCGCCGCCGGGAGGTTTCTCCTTCAAGTCCCGCAAGAAGGCTCG GAGACATTGTCGCAGGTGCATTTCGGATCTCCGAGAGAACAAGATACatatggagacaagagtttag
- the LOC121981817 gene encoding receptor-like serine/threonine-protein kinase At2g45590 isoform X2: MPSRFPPPPLADAGVAHHRHGHLITVAAIAGTVAVLSVLSVALLVLLYRCFGRIRAAAGAPPSPHPHPPGPLRRFTYSQLRGATGSFDPSRRLGQGGFGPVFRGALPSGEEVAVKLMDSCGSLQGEREFHNELALAAKILTSVPASDAAVVPAVGYCFDDVNGSRRWWRWRRRREAWESVEDAEAAAVGGALPRRKLLLVYQLMHNGSLQDALLDRRCADLSDWDRRFAVVLDVARGLHFLHAICDPPVIHGDIKPSNILLDSRLSAKIADFGLARLRSAVSAEEEVAVRVDPEADATNDSKMSETERKKDFPLGSGEDDSSIFAIGETAESVTTTATGFEEQVMNGGANGYAPTDRSADEDEGFTVASPVTAADAASVSETGTGFDKASVDSGSRKGFKKKAGASSGKDWWWKQDMNGGGPNSETGGSVKDYVMEWIRSEIKKERPKSDWATDSTATAADECLPKPSNTGRSERKRAHRRLEWWASLDDATLRKKEKSRPAREWWREEFCDELTKKQKRRAIGKSASSLGRCEDQQWWPNDDELASPSSGRRKRRRKKRSRGGSRGNIDWWIDRISGEMGPARKYNRDCVSVDIPKSGTVSSTPSMRGTVCYVAPEYGGGGPLSEKCDIYSFGVLLLVIVSGRRPLQVTASPMSEFERANLISWARHLAHLGRLLDLLDPSLRCVDREQALLCITVALLCLQRSPTRRPSTKDILGMLTGESEPPLLPLEFSPSPPGGFSFKSRKKARCISDLRENKIHMETRV, from the exons ATGCCGTCCCGCTTCCCTCCGCCCCCACTGGCCGACGCCGGCGTCGCCCACCATCGCCACGGACACCTCATTACCGTCGCGGCCATCGCAGGCACTGTCGCAGTTCTCTCCGTCCTCTCCGTCGCTCTTTTGGTGCTCCTCTACCGCTGCTTCGGTCGCATCCGAGCCGCTGCAGGAGCGCCCCCCTCCCCCCACCCGCACCCTCCCGGCCCCCTCCGCCGGTTCACCTACTCGCAGCTCCGCGGCGCCACCGGCTCCTTCGATCCCTCGCGCCGCCTCGGGCAGGGCGGCTTCGGCCCCGTCTTCCGCGGCGCCCTCCCGTCCGGAGAGGAAGTCGCCGTCAAGCTCATGGACTCGTGTGGCTCTCTCCAGGGCGAGCGCGAGTTCCACAACGAGCTCGCCCTCGCTGCGAAGATCCTTACTTCTGTTCCGGCCTCCGATGCCGCCGTCGTGCCCGCTGTTGGATACTGCTTCGACGATGTGAACGGCTCGCGGCGGTGGTGGCGGTGGAGGAGGCGGCGGGAAGCGTGGGAGTCGGTGGAGGACGCTGAGGCCGCAGCGGTGGGCGGGGCTTTGCCGAGGCGAAAGCTTCTACTGGTCTACCAACTGATGCACAACGGGAGCCTCCAGGATGCGCTGCTGGATCGCCGCTGCGCGGACCTGTCGGACTGGGACCGGCGGTTCGCGGTGGTGCTCGACGTCGCTCGCGGCCTCCACTTCCTCCACGCTATCTGCGATCCGCCTGTGATACACGGCGACATCAAGCCCAGCAATATACTCCTCGATTCGCGCCTCTCGGCCAAGATCGCCGATTTTGGCCTCGCACGCCTCAGATCCGCGGTCTCCGCCGAGGAGGAGGTTGCTGTTCGCGTCGATCCCGAAGCGGATGCGACGAACGATTCCAAAATGTCGGAAACGGAGAGGAAAAAGGATTTTCCGCTCGGAAGCGGGGAGGATGACTCCTCGATCTTTGCGATTGGAGAGACGGCGGAGAGCGTGACGACCACAGCTACTGGTTTCGAGGAGCAAGTGATGAACGGCGGGGCGAATGGCTATGCTCCGACCGATAGATCGGCGGATGAAGATGAGGGTTTCACGGTGGCATCGCCAGTCACTGCCGCTGATGCAGCCTCGGTTTCTGAAACCGGAACAGGCTTCGATAAGGCGAGCGTGGACAGTGGCTCCCGGAAGGGCTTCAAGAAGAAGGCCGGCGCTTCATCGGGCAAGGACTGGTGGTGGAAACAGGACATGAACGGCGGCGGGCCAAACTCCGAAACCGGGGGCAGCGTGAAGGACTACGTTATGGAATGGATACGATCGGAGATCAAGAAAGAGAGGCCGAAAAGCGATTGGGCGACGGACTCAACGGCAACGGCCGCCGATGAGTGCCTTCCTAAGCCATCGAACACTGGGAGATCGGAGCGGAAGAGGGCGCATCGAAGGCTGGAATGGTGGGCTTCGCTGGACGATGCGACCCTAAGGAAGAAAGAGAAGAGCCGGCCTGCGAGGGAGTGGTGGCGCGAGGAGTTCTGCGATGAGCTGACCAAGAAGCAAAAGCGGCGTGCAATCGGCAAGTCCGCGAGCAGCCTCGGCAGATGCGAAGACCAACAATGGTGGCCGAACGACGACGAGTTGGCTTCGCCGTCATcgggaaggaggaagaggaggaggaagaagaggagccgCGGCGGCAGCCGAGGCAACATCGACTGGTGGATAGACCGGATCTCCGGCGAGATGGGGCCGGCGAGAAAGTATAACCGGGACTGTGTCAGCGTGGACATCCCCAAAAGCGGGACGGTGAGCAGCACCCCCAGCATGAGGGGCACCGTCTGCTACGTCGCGCCGGAGTACGGCGGCGGCGGACCACTCTCGGAAAAATGCGACATTTACAGCTTCGGCGTTCTTCTTCTGGTCATCGTTTCAGGGCGGCGGCCGCTGCAGGTGACGGCGTCGCCCATGTCGGAGTTCGAGCGAGCCAACCTCATCTCATGGGCACGCCACCTCGCCCACTTGGGGAGGCTGCTGGATCTTCTGGACCCCTCCCTCCGGTGCGTCGACAGGGAGCAGGCCCTTCTCTGCATCACGGTGGCGCTGCTCTGCCTGCAGAGGTCTCCTACTCGTCGGCCCTCAACCAAGGACATACTCGGAATGCTCACCGGTGAGTCGGAGCCTCCACTCCTCCCTCTTGAATTCTCCCCATCGCCGCCGGGAGGTTTCTCCTTCAAGTCCCGCAAGAAGGCTCG GTGCATTTCGGATCTCCGAGAGAACAAGATACatatggagacaagagtttag